A genome region from Frankineae bacterium MT45 includes the following:
- a CDS encoding prolyl-tRNA synthetase, whose product MLRLSNLFLRTLRDDPADAEVPSHKLLVRAGYVRRVAPGIYSWLPLGLTVLRNVEEIVRSEMAAMGGQEVHFPAMIPRETFEASGRWNDYGDSLFRLVDRKGADYLLGPTHEELFTLLVKGEYASYKDYPVTLFQIQTKFRDEARPRAGILRGREFVMKDSYSFDLSDDGLAASYQAHRDTYEKIFTRLGFDYRIVFAVSGAMGGSASEEFLAPTPAGEDTFVQCTECDYAANTEAVEIAGPPAQDGSIQPPSQVLDTPDTPTIATLVDRLNTMDLGRSFTAADTLKNVVLKTRAPGQKEWELLVVGVPGDREVDLKRLAGQLEPVEVEQASAEDLAAEPGLVKGYIGPQNLAELKVRYLVDPLVVAGSAWVTGANVADKHAVFVVRGRDFTPDGEIGAVEIRDGDRCARCGGTLVIARGIELGHVFQLGRKYAEVFGLSALGADGKPTTITMGSYGIGITRAVAALAEQTLDEKGLCWPREVAPADVHVVAAGKDDAIIGGAEELAQQLEAAGLRVLLDDRRGVSPGVKFKDSELLGVPTILVVGRGLADGTVELKDRRSDERREIALDTAVATVTAVVSAGASAPAQA is encoded by the coding sequence GTGCTGCGACTGTCGAATCTCTTTCTCCGGACCCTGCGTGACGACCCCGCCGATGCCGAGGTGCCGAGCCACAAGCTGCTGGTGCGGGCGGGGTATGTCCGCCGGGTCGCGCCGGGAATCTACTCCTGGCTGCCGCTCGGGCTAACCGTGCTGCGCAACGTCGAAGAGATCGTCCGCTCGGAGATGGCGGCCATGGGCGGCCAGGAAGTGCACTTCCCGGCGATGATCCCGCGGGAGACCTTCGAGGCCAGCGGCCGCTGGAACGACTACGGGGACTCGCTCTTCCGCCTGGTCGACCGGAAGGGGGCCGACTACCTGCTCGGTCCGACGCACGAGGAACTCTTCACCCTGCTCGTCAAGGGTGAGTACGCCTCGTACAAGGACTACCCGGTGACGCTCTTCCAGATCCAGACGAAGTTCCGCGACGAGGCCCGTCCGCGGGCCGGGATTCTGCGTGGACGCGAGTTCGTGATGAAGGACTCCTACTCCTTCGACCTGAGCGACGACGGACTCGCTGCCTCGTACCAGGCCCACCGCGACACCTACGAGAAGATCTTCACCCGGCTCGGCTTCGACTACCGCATCGTCTTCGCCGTCTCCGGCGCGATGGGTGGGTCGGCCTCTGAGGAGTTCCTGGCTCCGACCCCGGCCGGCGAGGACACCTTCGTGCAGTGCACCGAGTGCGACTACGCGGCCAACACGGAGGCGGTCGAGATCGCGGGGCCGCCGGCCCAGGACGGGTCGATTCAGCCCCCGTCACAGGTTCTCGACACCCCCGATACGCCGACCATCGCCACCCTGGTTGATCGACTGAACACCATGGACCTGGGGCGCAGCTTCACCGCCGCCGACACCCTCAAGAACGTCGTCCTCAAGACCAGGGCTCCCGGACAGAAGGAGTGGGAACTGCTGGTCGTCGGCGTCCCCGGCGACCGCGAGGTGGATCTGAAGCGTCTGGCCGGCCAGCTGGAGCCGGTCGAGGTCGAGCAGGCCTCGGCCGAGGATCTCGCCGCCGAACCCGGCCTGGTGAAGGGGTACATCGGCCCGCAGAACCTCGCTGAACTCAAGGTTCGCTACCTCGTGGACCCGCTGGTCGTCGCCGGCAGCGCCTGGGTCACCGGGGCCAACGTGGCCGACAAGCACGCCGTCTTCGTCGTCCGTGGACGCGACTTCACCCCGGATGGTGAGATCGGCGCGGTCGAGATCCGCGATGGCGATCGCTGCGCCCGCTGCGGTGGCACCCTGGTGATCGCGCGCGGGATCGAACTCGGTCACGTCTTCCAGCTCGGACGCAAGTATGCCGAGGTCTTCGGACTCTCCGCACTCGGCGCGGACGGTAAGCCGACCACCATCACGATGGGTTCGTACGGCATCGGCATCACCCGCGCCGTGGCCGCGCTGGCCGAGCAGACCCTCGACGAGAAGGGTCTCTGCTGGCCGCGCGAGGTCGCTCCGGCCGACGTGCACGTGGTCGCGGCCGGTAAGGACGACGCGATCATCGGCGGTGCGGAGGAGCTTGCCCAGCAGCTTGAGGCGGCCGGGCTGCGAGTCCTCCTGGATGACCGCCGGGGGGTCTCGCCGGGGGTCAAGTTCAAGGACTCCGAACTGCTTGGCGTGCCGACCATCCTCGTCGTCGGACGTGGGTTGGCTGATGGGACGGTCGAGCTGAAGGACCGGCGCAGCGACGAACGGCGCGAGATCGCTCTCGACACGGCGGTGGCCACCGTGACGGCCGTGGTCTCCGCCGGCGCATCGGCCCCAGCCCAGGCGTAG
- a CDS encoding Uracil-DNA glycosylase, protein MPGRPLSELVEAGWAQALAPVASDISAMGDFLRGEVSAGRSYLPAGANVLRAFTQPFADVRVLIVGQDPYPTPGHAVGLSFSVAPDVRPLPRSLQNIYRELNSDLGIPPAVSGDLSPWSRQGVLLLNRVLTVAPGSPAAHRGKGWERVTDQAIRALVERDEPLVAVLWGRDAQTLRPLLGATPLIESAHPSPMSADRGFFGSRPFSRANALLADQGAGPVDWSLR, encoded by the coding sequence ATGCCGGGACGGCCGCTGAGCGAGCTGGTCGAGGCGGGGTGGGCGCAGGCTCTGGCACCGGTCGCCTCCGACATCAGCGCGATGGGGGACTTCCTGCGCGGCGAGGTATCGGCCGGGCGCAGTTACCTGCCGGCCGGGGCGAACGTGCTGCGGGCGTTCACCCAGCCCTTCGCGGACGTCCGGGTGCTCATCGTGGGGCAGGATCCGTACCCGACCCCGGGGCACGCCGTCGGACTCTCCTTCTCGGTAGCTCCTGACGTGCGGCCGCTGCCGCGAAGCCTGCAGAACATCTACCGGGAACTGAACTCCGATCTCGGTATCCCGCCGGCCGTCTCCGGGGATCTCTCTCCTTGGAGCAGGCAGGGTGTGCTGCTCCTCAACCGGGTGCTCACGGTGGCGCCGGGGAGTCCGGCCGCCCATCGGGGCAAGGGCTGGGAGCGGGTCACCGACCAGGCGATCAGGGCGCTGGTCGAGCGGGACGAACCGCTGGTCGCCGTGCTCTGGGGTCGGGACGCGCAGACGCTGCGCCCGTTGCTGGGGGCGACGCCCCTCATCGAGTCGGCGCATCCCAGCCCGATGTCGGCCGACCGCGGCTTCTTCGGCTCGCGGCCATTCAGCCGAGCCAATGCACTGCTGGCCGACCAGGGCGCCGGCCCGGTCGACTGGAGCCTTCGCTAG
- a CDS encoding Acetyltransferase (GNAT) family protein, translating to MQVRRASADDAEAIAAIYLSSRDAAGAAFPPGLHPPSEVLEHVRDVQIGRRETWLVGAPDEPAGFLVLDGDEIDWLFVAPEHQGQGVGSSLLDLARRERPDGLALWVFVSNDAARGFYERHGFRLVRTTDGAANEEKAPDMRYVWGDHPEGRTPAPSPS from the coding sequence ATGCAAGTTCGACGTGCTTCGGCCGATGATGCCGAGGCGATCGCCGCCATCTATCTGAGCTCGCGGGACGCGGCGGGAGCGGCCTTCCCGCCCGGACTGCACCCACCGTCGGAGGTGCTGGAGCACGTCCGGGATGTGCAGATCGGCCGCCGTGAGACGTGGCTGGTCGGGGCGCCCGACGAGCCGGCGGGTTTCTTGGTGCTGGACGGCGATGAGATCGACTGGCTCTTCGTGGCCCCCGAGCACCAGGGGCAGGGAGTCGGCTCGTCGCTGCTCGACCTGGCCCGTCGAGAACGCCCGGATGGCCTGGCCCTCTGGGTCTTCGTCTCCAACGACGCGGCCCGCGGCTTCTACGAACGCCACGGGTTCCGTCTGGTCCGCACGACCGACGGAGCAGCGAACGAGGAGAAGGCCCCGGATATGCGCTACGTCTGGGGAGATCACCCGGAGGGGCGGACGCCCGCACCGTCGCCGAGCTAG
- a CDS encoding Excinuclease ABC subunit A, with protein sequence MADQLIVRGAREHNLKDVNLELPRDAMIVFTGLSGSGKSSLAFDTIFAEGQRRYVESLSAYARQFLGQMDKPDVDFIEGLSPAVSIDQKSTSRNPRSTVGTITEVYDYLRLLYARIGKPHCPICGEAITKQTPQQIVDRILEMPEGTRFQVLAPVIRERKGEYLDLFSDLQTKGYARARVDGVVHPLTDFTAGGTGAVKLKKQEKHTIEAVIDRLTSRASSKQRITDSIETALGLAGGLVILDFVDLPEDDEHRERRYSERLACPNDHPLAIDDLEPRSFSFNSPFGACPVCTGLGTRKEVDPELVIPDTEKTLNEGAIAAWTSGQSSEYFLRLLQGVADAEGFDLDTPWEKLPARGRKSILNGTSSQVHISYKNRYGRVRSYYADFEGVLPWIERRHAETDSDAARERYEGFMREVPCHGCGGSRLKPEILAVTLADRSIADIAAMSIGDASSFLGGMRLNGRDAMIAERVLKEVQARLGFLVDVGLDYLSLDRASATLAGGEAQRIRLATQIGSGLVGVLYVLDEPSIGLHQRDNRRLIETLVRLRDLGNTLIVVEHDEDTIRTADWVVDIGPRAGEHGGQVVVSGTVKDLLKSSDSLTGAYLSGRRSVAIPPIRRPRDKRRELLVEGAREHNLHNIDVSFPLGLFVAITGVSGSGKSTLVNDILYASLANKINGARLQPGRHKRVTGMDQLDKVVGVDQSPIGRTPRSNPATYTGVFDHIRKLFSETTEAKVRGYQQGRFSFNVKGGRCENCHGDGTIKIEMNFLPDVYVPCEVCHGARYNRETLDVHYKGKTISEVLEMPIEEAAVFFAPISRISRHLDTLVDVGLGYVRLGQPAPTLSGGEAQRVKLAAELQKRSTGRTIYVLDEPTTGLHFEDVNKLLGVLQSLVEKGNSVLVIEHNLDVIKTADWIIDMGPEGGSGGGTVVAQGTPEQVAEVAASHTGRYLAEILNPGQSGSTARTASTRRPAARAVAARSESSRGKATTSRKTKAAV encoded by the coding sequence GTGGCTGATCAGCTGATTGTCCGTGGCGCCCGCGAGCACAACCTCAAGGATGTCAACCTGGAGCTGCCGCGTGACGCAATGATTGTCTTCACCGGTCTCTCCGGCTCGGGCAAATCAAGTCTCGCCTTCGACACCATCTTCGCCGAGGGCCAGCGACGTTACGTCGAATCGCTCTCGGCCTATGCGCGCCAGTTCCTCGGCCAGATGGACAAGCCGGACGTCGACTTCATCGAGGGCCTCTCGCCCGCGGTCTCGATCGATCAGAAGTCGACCAGCCGTAACCCTCGCTCCACCGTCGGCACCATCACCGAGGTCTACGACTACCTGCGCCTGCTCTACGCCCGCATCGGCAAGCCGCACTGCCCGATCTGCGGCGAGGCCATCACCAAGCAGACCCCGCAGCAGATCGTCGACCGGATCCTGGAGATGCCCGAGGGCACGCGATTCCAGGTACTCGCCCCGGTAATCCGCGAGCGCAAGGGGGAGTACCTCGACCTCTTCAGCGATCTGCAGACCAAGGGCTACGCCCGGGCCCGGGTTGACGGGGTGGTTCACCCGCTCACCGACTTCACCGCCGGCGGCACCGGCGCGGTCAAGTTGAAGAAGCAGGAGAAGCACACCATCGAGGCGGTCATCGACCGCCTCACCTCACGGGCCAGCAGCAAGCAGCGGATCACCGACTCGATCGAGACGGCGCTGGGGCTGGCCGGCGGCCTGGTGATCCTCGACTTTGTCGACCTCCCGGAGGACGACGAGCACCGGGAGCGGCGCTACTCCGAGCGCCTGGCCTGCCCGAACGATCACCCGTTGGCCATCGACGACCTCGAACCGCGCTCCTTCTCCTTCAACTCGCCGTTCGGCGCCTGCCCGGTCTGCACGGGCCTGGGGACTCGCAAAGAGGTCGACCCGGAGCTGGTTATCCCGGATACGGAGAAGACGCTCAATGAAGGCGCGATAGCGGCCTGGACGAGCGGGCAGTCCAGCGAGTACTTCCTGCGGCTGCTCCAGGGGGTCGCCGACGCCGAGGGCTTCGACCTCGACACGCCATGGGAGAAGCTCCCGGCCCGGGGTCGGAAGTCGATCCTCAACGGGACCTCCAGCCAGGTGCACATCAGCTACAAGAACCGATACGGACGGGTCCGCAGCTACTACGCCGACTTTGAGGGTGTGCTGCCCTGGATCGAACGACGCCACGCCGAGACCGACAGCGATGCGGCGCGGGAGCGTTACGAGGGGTTCATGCGGGAGGTCCCGTGCCACGGCTGCGGTGGCTCCCGGCTCAAGCCGGAGATCCTCGCGGTGACCCTGGCCGACCGGTCGATCGCCGACATCGCGGCCATGTCGATCGGGGACGCCTCGTCGTTCCTGGGTGGGATGCGGCTCAACGGCCGGGACGCGATGATCGCCGAACGAGTGCTGAAGGAGGTCCAGGCCCGTCTGGGTTTCCTCGTTGACGTCGGCTTGGACTACCTCTCGCTTGACCGCGCATCGGCCACCCTGGCCGGCGGCGAGGCCCAGCGGATCCGGCTGGCGACCCAGATCGGCTCCGGCCTGGTTGGGGTCTTGTACGTGCTGGACGAACCCTCGATCGGGCTGCACCAGCGTGACAACCGCCGACTCATCGAGACGCTGGTCCGGCTGCGCGATCTCGGAAACACCCTGATCGTCGTCGAGCACGACGAGGACACCATCCGCACCGCGGACTGGGTGGTCGACATCGGCCCCCGGGCCGGGGAGCACGGCGGCCAGGTTGTCGTCTCGGGAACCGTCAAGGACCTGCTTAAATCAAGCGATTCGCTCACCGGTGCCTACCTCTCGGGACGGCGCTCGGTGGCCATCCCGCCGATCCGGCGCCCGCGCGACAAGCGCCGCGAACTGCTGGTCGAGGGTGCGCGCGAGCACAACCTCCACAACATCGACGTCTCCTTCCCGCTCGGGCTCTTCGTCGCCATCACCGGCGTCAGCGGCTCGGGAAAGTCGACCCTCGTCAACGACATCCTCTACGCCTCGCTGGCCAACAAGATCAACGGCGCCCGCCTGCAGCCCGGCCGGCACAAGCGCGTCACCGGCATGGACCAGCTGGACAAGGTCGTCGGCGTCGACCAGTCGCCGATCGGCCGCACACCACGGTCGAACCCGGCCACCTACACCGGCGTCTTCGATCACATCCGCAAGCTCTTCTCGGAGACGACCGAGGCCAAGGTCCGGGGGTATCAGCAGGGGCGTTTCTCCTTCAACGTCAAGGGTGGTCGCTGCGAGAACTGCCACGGCGACGGCACGATCAAGATCGAGATGAACTTCCTCCCTGACGTCTACGTGCCGTGCGAGGTCTGTCACGGAGCCCGGTACAACCGCGAGACGCTGGACGTCCACTACAAGGGGAAGACCATCTCCGAGGTGCTGGAGATGCCGATCGAGGAGGCTGCGGTCTTCTTCGCCCCGATCAGCCGGATCAGCCGGCACTTGGACACGCTGGTCGACGTCGGGCTGGGCTACGTGCGATTGGGTCAGCCGGCACCCACCCTCTCCGGTGGCGAGGCACAGCGGGTCAAGCTGGCGGCCGAACTGCAGAAGCGTTCCACCGGACGCACGATCTACGTCCTGGACGAGCCGACCACCGGCCTGCACTTCGAGGATGTCAACAAATTGCTGGGTGTCCTGCAGTCGCTCGTGGAGAAGGGAAACTCGGTCCTCGTCATCGAGCACAACCTCGACGTCATCAAGACCGCCGACTGGATCATCGACATGGGCCCGGAGGGTGGCTCGGGCGGCGGCACCGTCGTCGCACAGGGCACTCCCGAGCAGGTGGCCGAAGTGGCCGCCTCGCACACCGGCCGGTACCTGGCTGAAATCCTGAACCCCGGGCAGTCGGGGTCGACCGCGCGCACGGCCAGCACCCGCCGCCCGGCGGCGCGCGCCGTGGCTGCCCGCAGTGAGTCCAGTCGGGGCAAGGCGACGACCAGCCGCAAGACGAAGGCCGCGGTATGA
- a CDS encoding adenosine deaminase/aminodeoxyfutalosine deaminase, whose protein sequence is MSVPPGPDGRQSDLAQYVAGLPKAELHVHHVGSASPQIVAELAARHAGSTPVPADAEQLASYFTFTDFAHFIEVYLSVVDLIRTPEDIWTLTHGVARDLAAQNVRYAELTLTPYSSIARGISAEEYCAAIEDARRRAAQDFGIQLRWSFDIPGEAGLPSADVTLDVALRNRPDGLISFGLGGPEIGVPRPQFEPHFAAARAAGLHSVPHAGESTGPESIWDSLRHLGAERIGHGIAAARDPELMRYLVEHDIPLEVCPTSNVCTRSVPSLAEHPLPALVAAGVPVTINSDDPPMFSTTLNQEYLVAAELLNLDAAGLTELARAGVRYSFLDESGQRELLQEIDEYEGAAAAPRTGATTPVSGSS, encoded by the coding sequence ATGAGCGTGCCGCCCGGCCCCGACGGGCGTCAGAGCGACCTCGCGCAGTACGTCGCCGGACTTCCGAAGGCCGAACTGCACGTCCATCATGTCGGTTCGGCCTCGCCGCAGATCGTGGCCGAATTGGCCGCCCGGCACGCCGGCTCCACGCCGGTTCCGGCCGACGCCGAGCAACTGGCCTCCTACTTCACGTTCACCGACTTCGCGCACTTCATTGAGGTCTACCTCTCCGTGGTCGACCTGATCCGCACGCCTGAGGACATCTGGACGCTCACCCACGGCGTGGCCCGGGATCTGGCCGCGCAGAACGTCCGCTACGCGGAGCTGACCCTGACTCCCTACTCGTCGATCGCGCGCGGTATCTCGGCCGAGGAGTACTGCGCCGCGATCGAGGATGCCCGGCGGCGCGCGGCGCAGGACTTCGGGATTCAGCTGCGCTGGTCCTTCGACATTCCGGGGGAGGCCGGCCTGCCGTCGGCCGACGTGACCCTGGACGTCGCCCTCCGCAACCGTCCGGATGGTCTCATCAGCTTCGGCCTGGGTGGGCCCGAGATCGGTGTGCCGAGGCCGCAGTTCGAGCCGCATTTTGCTGCCGCCCGGGCCGCCGGTCTGCACAGCGTGCCGCACGCCGGTGAGTCGACCGGCCCTGAGAGCATCTGGGATTCGCTGCGGCACCTCGGTGCCGAGCGAATCGGGCACGGTATCGCCGCCGCGCGGGACCCGGAGCTGATGCGTTACCTGGTCGAGCACGACATTCCGCTCGAGGTCTGTCCGACCTCCAACGTCTGCACCCGGTCGGTGCCGTCGCTGGCCGAGCACCCGCTGCCGGCGCTGGTCGCCGCCGGCGTGCCGGTGACGATCAACTCCGACGACCCGCCGATGTTCTCGACGACCCTCAACCAGGAGTACCTGGTCGCGGCTGAGCTGCTCAACCTCGACGCGGCGGGGCTCACCGAACTCGCCCGGGCCGGTGTCCGCTACTCCTTCCTCGACGAGTCGGGGCAGCGGGAGCTGCTGCAGGAGATCGACGAGTACGAGGGAGCCGCCGCTGCACCGCGAACTGGGGCGACCACCCCCGTCAGTGGCAGTAGCTAG
- a CDS encoding Excinuclease ABC subunit C, whose protein sequence is MADPSTYRPATGTIPVEPGVYKFRDDQRRVIYVGKAKSLRQRLNSYFADLSALHPRTRQMVTTAASVEWTVVSTEVEALQLEYTWIKEYDPRFNVRYRDDKSYPSLAVTLFEEYPRLQVMRGPKRKGVRYFGPYSHAWAIRETLDLLLRVFPARTCSAGVFRRATAVGRPCLLGYIGKCSAPCVGRVSAEEHREIVNDFCDFMAGRTESMMRRVERSMNEASAEQEFERAARLRDDLNALRRALEKQAVVLGDGTDADVVAFAQDELEAAVQVFHVRGGRVRGQRGWVIDKVSAIDEAVTTADLVEQFVTQFYGEDADGADGAGIPREVLVPELPGDADALTEWLSERRGSRVSLRVPQRGDKRALMQTVERNAAQSFTQHKLKRASDLSARSLALAELQEALDLPEAPLRIECFDISHVQGSDVVASMVVFEDGLARRSEYRRFAMRTGTGDTDWIAEVTRRRFARYLDEQVAAEPTADANEVPEPVGIDPVTGRPRKFSYAPNLLVVDGGAPQVAAAQAVLDDLGIDDIALVGLAKRLEEVWVPNEAYPLILPRTSEGLYLLQRVRDEAHRFAITYHRQKRSKSMTVSALDGIAGLGETRRKALLTHFGSLRKLRAADVDEISQVPGIGRHTAEAVVASLAGSAADRRPAINVTTGEVLDSE, encoded by the coding sequence GTGGCTGACCCTTCGACTTACCGACCGGCCACCGGCACCATCCCGGTGGAGCCAGGCGTCTACAAGTTCCGCGATGACCAGCGCCGGGTCATCTACGTGGGCAAAGCGAAGAGCCTTCGCCAGCGGCTGAACTCGTACTTCGCCGACCTCTCGGCGCTGCATCCGCGCACCCGCCAGATGGTGACGACGGCGGCGAGCGTCGAGTGGACCGTGGTGAGTACCGAGGTCGAGGCTCTGCAGCTCGAATACACCTGGATCAAGGAGTACGACCCGCGCTTCAACGTCCGCTACCGCGACGACAAGTCCTACCCGTCGCTGGCGGTCACGCTCTTCGAGGAGTACCCCCGCCTGCAGGTGATGCGCGGACCGAAGCGGAAGGGCGTGCGGTACTTCGGCCCGTACTCGCACGCGTGGGCCATCCGCGAAACCCTGGACCTGCTCCTGCGGGTCTTTCCCGCCCGCACCTGCTCGGCCGGAGTCTTCCGCCGGGCCACCGCAGTCGGGCGCCCCTGCCTGCTCGGTTACATCGGCAAGTGCAGCGCGCCCTGCGTCGGTCGGGTCTCGGCCGAGGAGCATCGCGAGATCGTCAATGATTTCTGCGACTTCATGGCCGGACGCACCGAATCCATGATGCGCCGCGTCGAGCGGAGCATGAATGAGGCGAGTGCCGAGCAGGAGTTCGAGCGGGCGGCCCGACTCCGCGACGACCTCAACGCGCTCCGTCGGGCCCTGGAGAAGCAGGCCGTGGTACTCGGTGACGGCACCGACGCGGACGTCGTCGCCTTCGCCCAGGACGAGCTCGAGGCCGCGGTTCAGGTCTTCCACGTTCGGGGCGGCCGGGTGCGGGGCCAGCGGGGCTGGGTCATCGACAAGGTTTCGGCGATCGACGAGGCGGTCACCACCGCCGATCTCGTCGAACAGTTCGTGACTCAGTTCTACGGCGAGGATGCCGACGGCGCCGACGGGGCCGGAATCCCCCGGGAAGTGCTGGTACCCGAACTCCCCGGAGATGCCGACGCCCTCACCGAATGGCTCAGTGAGCGCCGCGGCAGCCGGGTGTCACTGCGGGTGCCGCAGCGGGGCGACAAGCGCGCCCTCATGCAGACCGTGGAGCGCAACGCGGCGCAGTCCTTCACCCAGCACAAATTGAAGCGTGCCTCCGACCTCAGTGCCCGATCGCTAGCCCTGGCCGAACTACAGGAGGCTCTCGACCTTCCCGAGGCCCCACTCCGCATCGAGTGCTTCGACATCAGCCATGTGCAGGGCAGCGATGTGGTGGCCAGCATGGTCGTCTTCGAGGATGGGCTCGCCCGGCGTAGTGAGTACCGTCGCTTCGCGATGCGCACCGGCACCGGCGACACCGACTGGATCGCCGAGGTCACCCGGCGGCGGTTCGCCCGGTACCTGGACGAGCAGGTGGCTGCCGAACCGACGGCCGACGCGAACGAGGTTCCGGAGCCGGTCGGGATAGATCCGGTCACCGGACGGCCCCGCAAGTTCTCCTACGCCCCAAATCTGCTCGTCGTCGACGGAGGCGCACCACAGGTCGCCGCAGCCCAGGCGGTACTCGACGATCTCGGGATCGACGACATCGCGCTGGTCGGCCTGGCCAAACGTCTGGAGGAGGTGTGGGTGCCGAACGAGGCGTATCCCCTTATTCTTCCGCGTACTTCGGAGGGGCTGTATCTGCTGCAGCGGGTCCGCGACGAGGCGCATCGCTTCGCCATCACCTACCACCGGCAGAAGCGTTCGAAGTCGATGACCGTCTCCGCCCTGGACGGCATCGCCGGGCTGGGCGAGACACGCCGAAAGGCCCTGCTGACCCACTTCGGGTCGCTGCGCAAACTCCGCGCGGCCGACGTAGATGAGATCAGCCAGGTCCCGGGAATCGGGCGTCACACGGCTGAGGCGGTCGTCGCCTCACTGGCCGGCTCCGCCGCCGATCGGAGACCCGCGATCAACGTAACCACCGGTGAAGTGCTGGATAGCGAATAA